A genomic segment from Geitlerinema sp. PCC 7407 encodes:
- a CDS encoding IctB family putative bicarbonate transporter, whose protein sequence is MTSIWQQLTLSGSVLTQWFQYSYVGRFAGLLRSWRQGSWLLQWSEPLGFGLLSAVFGLAPFVTNALIGLLLLACGAFWLIVTLSDDREVGGLTPIHGMVTLFWGVMTLAMGLSLVRRAAFEGWTKLTLYVLLFLLMARVLRSPRWRSWLITVYLHASLIVSVYGIRQRFFGATALATWVDPESPLSNTIRVYSFLGNPNLLAAYLLPAIALSAVAIFHWRGWVPKLLAVTMFGLNTACLILTYSRGGWIGFLALAFVLSVLMVQWWSIRFSPFWRVWALPVLLGAMVSVGVLAVLFVEPLQQRVLSIFAGREDSSNNFRINVWMSVLEMIRDRPILGIGPGNDAFNLIYPAYQRPRFSALSAYSVFLEVTVEAGLLGLASFLGLLFVAFNQGWSSIQRLRLVGDRDGLWLVAAIAAIAGLLAHGLVDTVWYRPQVNTLWWFCLALLASFYLPRSRMADETPESSL, encoded by the coding sequence ATGACTTCAATTTGGCAACAGCTGACGCTTTCTGGCTCAGTGTTGACCCAGTGGTTTCAGTACAGCTATGTCGGTCGCTTTGCGGGGCTGCTGCGCAGCTGGCGACAGGGTAGCTGGCTTTTGCAGTGGTCTGAGCCGCTTGGCTTTGGGCTGCTGAGCGCGGTTTTTGGCCTTGCGCCTTTTGTAACGAACGCGCTGATTGGCTTGCTGCTGCTGGCCTGCGGGGCTTTTTGGTTGATTGTGACGCTCTCGGACGATCGCGAAGTGGGCGGCCTGACGCCGATTCACGGGATGGTGACGCTCTTTTGGGGCGTGATGACCCTGGCGATGGGGCTGTCGCTGGTGCGCCGAGCAGCGTTTGAGGGCTGGACGAAGCTGACGCTCTACGTGCTGCTTTTTTTGCTAATGGCTCGGGTGCTGCGATCGCCCCGCTGGCGCTCTTGGCTGATCACGGTGTACCTCCACGCGTCGCTGATCGTGAGCGTATACGGAATTCGTCAGCGCTTTTTTGGGGCGACGGCGCTGGCGACCTGGGTCGACCCGGAGTCGCCACTGTCCAACACGATCCGGGTCTACAGCTTTTTGGGCAACCCCAATTTGCTGGCGGCGTACCTGCTGCCGGCGATCGCCCTAAGCGCCGTGGCGATTTTTCACTGGCGCGGCTGGGTACCCAAACTGCTGGCGGTTACCATGTTTGGCCTCAACACGGCGTGTCTGATTTTGACCTATAGCCGTGGGGGCTGGATTGGCTTTTTGGCTTTAGCCTTTGTGCTGTCGGTGCTGATGGTGCAATGGTGGAGTATTCGCTTTTCGCCGTTCTGGCGGGTGTGGGCGCTGCCGGTGCTGCTAGGCGCGATGGTGAGCGTGGGCGTGCTGGCGGTCCTGTTTGTTGAGCCGCTACAGCAGCGAGTGCTCAGCATTTTTGCCGGCCGCGAGGACAGCAGCAATAACTTCCGGATCAACGTGTGGATGTCGGTGCTGGAGATGATCCGCGATCGCCCCATTCTGGGCATCGGTCCCGGCAATGATGCCTTCAACTTGATTTATCCGGCCTATCAGCGGCCTCGCTTTAGCGCCCTCAGCGCCTACTCGGTGTTTCTGGAGGTCACGGTTGAGGCGGGTCTTTTGGGCTTGGCAAGCTTCTTGGGCCTGCTGTTTGTTGCGTTTAATCAGGGCTGGTCTAGCATTCAGCGGCTGCGACTGGTGGGCGATCGCGATGGGCTGTGGCTGGTCGCTGCGATCGCTGCGATCGCCGGTCTGCTGGCTCACGGTCTGGTAGACACCGTCTGGTACCGTCCCCAGGTCAACACGCTCTGGTGGTTCTGCCTGGCCCTGCTCGCCAGCTTCTACCTGCCTCGCTCTCGGATGGCCGATGAGACGCCAGAAAGTTCTCTCTGA
- a CDS encoding DUF4278 domain-containing protein — protein MKLTYRGTSYEYTPPEVSFENSEIVGTGKYRGLDWRFRNPKKAMVMPATLELRYRGVAYRPGEAAQAPVAEPAVAPTAAPAPALATAVDRSRALMMKQQRQIKNRQQALLSRSANEVGLSESISNYWNRIQGKVHPTFRAMYGRSAASLS, from the coding sequence ATGAAACTCACTTACCGTGGCACCAGCTACGAATACACCCCCCCCGAAGTTTCCTTCGAAAACAGCGAAATCGTCGGCACCGGCAAATATCGCGGCCTAGACTGGCGTTTCCGCAACCCCAAAAAAGCAATGGTGATGCCAGCGACCCTTGAGCTGCGCTATCGCGGCGTCGCCTACCGCCCCGGCGAAGCAGCCCAAGCACCTGTCGCTGAGCCCGCTGTAGCGCCCACCGCAGCACCCGCGCCCGCTCTGGCTACGGCTGTTGATCGGTCTCGCGCCCTGATGATGAAGCAGCAGCGCCAAATCAAGAACCGCCAACAGGCCCTCTTGAGCCGCTCTGCGAATGAAGTTGGCCTCAGCGAAAGCATCTCGAACTACTGGAACCGGATTCAGGGCAAAGTGCATCCCACTTTCCGGGCAATGTACGGCCGCAGCGCTGCTTCTCTGAGCTAG
- a CDS encoding GAF domain-containing sensor histidine kinase — translation MVSPENRLFCRLDGLTVAAREQQRLARLTELELTEAGSIPIFEEATQTAARFLEASICVLSIIDQKYQWFRAAVGLSHLGLMNELATSRQLLREDSLCTYVVDSHQVLAIDDTLSNGAIARSLLVQQYGIRSYLGAPLMSSSGHCLGTLAIFDLSPRTFTSRDAECLELIARWSVSEYERSRYAAQTSRPPRVTPALERSLAGDLERSLQPVALTHSPNLVKVQLLNQLTQELRTPLTSVLGMTSVLNREIYGPLTSKQKEYLNVIHCSGQYLLSLVNEILELGNLGEGSHPLSLTSVDIEMLCQQAINSLAQAAQRQELQVSLSIEPGNRIWVLDKEKVRQVLYHLLFSVIQAANAGSIIRVHVSRKADRLNIAIWVTHPWLGEGLPYGELYINEAAALANLSSAFENGGLASGAIAGQTTVTALSTPPEAIKEPNADLKTDDRENLRLLLSCYLTELHGGQISLQGTPESGYRYVIELPSREDLLDIS, via the coding sequence ATGGTAAGCCCAGAAAATAGATTATTTTGCCGCTTGGATGGCCTCACGGTCGCCGCCCGGGAGCAGCAGCGCCTCGCCCGCTTGACTGAGCTGGAACTTACGGAAGCCGGCAGTATCCCCATTTTTGAAGAGGCTACTCAGACCGCCGCACGTTTTCTTGAAGCTTCTATTTGTGTTCTGAGCATTATTGATCAGAAGTATCAGTGGTTTCGCGCAGCGGTGGGGCTGTCTCACCTGGGCTTGATGAATGAGCTGGCGACCTCGCGGCAGCTGCTGCGTGAAGATTCTTTGTGTACCTACGTGGTGGACAGTCACCAGGTTTTGGCGATCGATGACACCCTGAGCAATGGGGCGATCGCCCGGAGCTTGCTGGTCCAGCAGTATGGCATTCGCTCCTACCTGGGAGCGCCGCTGATGAGTTCCTCGGGACACTGTCTGGGGACGTTGGCGATTTTTGATCTGTCGCCCCGCACTTTCACCAGCCGCGACGCGGAGTGCTTGGAGCTGATCGCTCGCTGGAGCGTGAGCGAGTACGAGCGCAGCCGCTATGCAGCCCAGACAAGTCGGCCCCCTCGCGTGACGCCGGCCCTAGAGCGATCGCTAGCCGGTGATCTGGAGCGATCGCTCCAGCCCGTCGCCCTCACCCATTCCCCCAATCTGGTCAAAGTGCAGCTGCTCAATCAGCTGACCCAGGAGCTGCGCACACCCCTGACGTCGGTTTTGGGCATGACCAGCGTGCTCAACCGGGAAATTTATGGCCCATTGACCAGCAAGCAAAAGGAATACCTGAATGTTATTCACTGCAGCGGCCAGTACCTGCTGTCCTTGGTGAATGAGATTTTGGAGCTGGGCAATCTGGGTGAGGGCAGCCATCCCCTCAGCCTGACGTCGGTGGATATTGAGATGCTGTGCCAGCAGGCGATCAACAGCTTGGCCCAGGCGGCTCAGCGCCAGGAATTGCAGGTCAGCTTGTCCATCGAGCCGGGCAATCGCATTTGGGTTCTGGACAAGGAAAAAGTTCGGCAAGTGCTTTATCACCTGCTGTTTAGCGTGATCCAAGCGGCCAATGCGGGCAGCATCATCCGGGTGCACGTCTCGCGCAAGGCCGATCGCCTGAACATTGCAATTTGGGTGACTCACCCGTGGCTTGGGGAGGGGCTGCCCTATGGTGAGCTGTATATCAATGAGGCAGCCGCTCTGGCGAATTTGAGCAGTGCGTTTGAGAATGGCGGCTTGGCGAGTGGGGCGATCGCCGGTCAGACGACGGTGACGGCTCTCAGCACGCCTCCTGAGGCGATCAAGGAACCGAATGCGGACCTGAAAACGGACGATCGCGAAAATCTTCGCCTGCTGCTGAGCTGCTATTTGACCGAACTTCACGGCGGCCAAATTTCCTTGCAGGGGACACCGGAGTCCGGCTATCGCTACGTCATTGAGCTGCCTTCGCGCGAAGACTTGCTGGATATTTCCTGA
- a CDS encoding anti-sigma regulatory factor, translated as MRTELHIPSDLKFLSIVENWLLGALELELGDHVDWPRQSNRLRLALVEAYSNVVRHAHRDKPNLPVLLRLELKDRDIALEIWDHGKGFDLSTYLPPEPGDKQEGGYGWLIMNRLMDRVEYRLQVNGLNCLKLEASLPDDSKAAQAPSASPASN; from the coding sequence ATGAGGACTGAGCTACACATCCCGAGTGATCTCAAGTTTTTGTCAATCGTCGAGAACTGGCTGTTAGGAGCTTTGGAACTCGAACTGGGTGACCACGTGGACTGGCCTCGGCAGTCTAATCGACTTCGTTTAGCCCTGGTAGAAGCCTATTCCAACGTGGTTCGCCACGCCCATCGTGATAAACCCAATCTTCCTGTCTTGCTGCGCCTAGAGCTCAAAGATCGAGACATCGCGCTGGAGATTTGGGATCACGGTAAAGGGTTTGACCTATCAACCTACTTGCCTCCAGAGCCCGGAGACAAGCAAGAAGGCGGCTACGGCTGGCTCATCATGAACCGCCTCATGGATCGCGTCGAGTATCGTCTCCAGGTCAACGGCCTCAACTGTCTCAAACTAGAGGCCAGTTTGCCAGATGACTCCAAGGCAGCCCAGGCTCCATCGGCCTCTCCTGCCAGCAATTGA
- a CDS encoding SpoIIE family protein phosphatase, giving the protein MSREDRSKLRLMVVDDELHNLDLLYRTFRREFQVYKASSGVEALQVLDEVGEMAIIISDQRMPGMNGTELLSKTVAQYPDTIRIVLTGYTDVEDLVEAINSGKVFKYITKPWDSDQLKMTVQQAAETYQVIKQRTDELRRSLRRESIFNAVNTAIRESLDYHNMLQTIVETLGRIFEAEQGILYPVEDDHFVSPTYSFPSQPPESADPPPGREPGAIAQKVLETQTTHRFTQTETSTQDQLAVPLIYQQALLAVLVLGHQGDRVWSDEDLQLLEEVAGQAALAISQAILYRRTQEQTQQMRAELAVARQIQSNLLRQSWPDLDSVNIQASCYPAREVGGDFFEVYIHPQGDIWLAVGDVSGKGVPAALFMASSISVMRRELAQEISPEPDLVMQNLNSILSEDLVSNNCFITMVLARYTPETRQLVYANAGHIYPMVWSHKTVIQQRSAGEITVEPNYLKVRGVPLGILPLWKAPSGSLVLSQGEILLLISDGITEVTVNNSNGRSNQPHGTMLQQAGLWHLLTQEESPFELNHLLSRIREHNQIQEDDQTILSLEVL; this is encoded by the coding sequence ATGAGCCGGGAAGACAGGAGCAAGCTCAGATTAATGGTCGTAGATGATGAGCTGCACAACCTGGATCTGCTGTACCGAACCTTTCGCCGAGAGTTTCAGGTCTATAAAGCCAGCAGCGGCGTCGAGGCGCTGCAAGTCCTCGACGAAGTTGGTGAAATGGCCATCATCATCTCCGACCAGCGCATGCCCGGAATGAACGGCACCGAGCTACTCAGCAAAACCGTTGCCCAGTATCCCGACACCATCCGCATCGTGCTGACAGGCTACACCGACGTCGAAGACCTCGTCGAAGCCATCAACTCCGGCAAAGTCTTCAAGTACATCACCAAGCCTTGGGACTCCGACCAGCTCAAGATGACGGTGCAGCAAGCCGCCGAGACCTATCAGGTGATCAAGCAGCGCACCGACGAACTGCGGCGATCGCTGCGGCGAGAATCCATCTTCAACGCCGTCAACACGGCCATCCGGGAGTCCCTCGACTACCACAACATGCTGCAAACCATCGTCGAGACCCTCGGGCGGATCTTCGAAGCCGAGCAAGGCATCCTCTACCCCGTCGAAGACGATCACTTTGTCTCGCCCACCTACAGCTTCCCCAGTCAGCCCCCCGAGTCCGCCGATCCCCCTCCTGGCCGCGAGCCAGGGGCGATCGCCCAAAAAGTTCTCGAAACCCAAACCACCCACCGCTTTACCCAAACCGAAACCAGCACCCAGGACCAGCTCGCCGTCCCCCTGATCTACCAGCAGGCCCTGCTCGCCGTTCTGGTTCTCGGTCATCAAGGCGATCGCGTCTGGTCCGACGAAGACCTTCAGCTCCTCGAAGAAGTCGCCGGCCAAGCCGCCCTCGCCATCTCCCAAGCCATCCTCTACCGCCGGACCCAAGAACAAACCCAGCAAATGCGAGCCGAGCTCGCCGTCGCCCGCCAAATTCAGAGCAACCTTCTGCGCCAAAGCTGGCCCGACCTCGACAGCGTCAACATCCAAGCCTCCTGCTACCCCGCCCGCGAAGTCGGCGGCGACTTCTTCGAAGTCTATATCCATCCCCAAGGCGACATCTGGCTAGCCGTCGGCGACGTCTCCGGCAAAGGCGTCCCGGCCGCCCTCTTTATGGCCAGCAGCATCTCCGTCATGCGGCGAGAACTCGCCCAAGAAATCTCGCCCGAGCCAGACCTTGTCATGCAAAACCTCAACAGCATCCTCTCCGAGGATCTGGTGAGCAACAACTGCTTTATCACCATGGTGCTGGCACGCTACACCCCCGAAACTCGGCAGCTGGTGTACGCCAACGCTGGCCACATCTATCCCATGGTCTGGTCTCACAAGACCGTCATCCAACAACGGAGTGCCGGCGAAATCACAGTCGAGCCAAACTACCTTAAGGTTCGGGGTGTCCCCCTTGGAATTTTGCCCCTTTGGAAGGCACCCTCCGGCAGCCTTGTTCTCAGTCAAGGAGAGATTCTTTTGCTAATCAGTGATGGCATCACGGAAGTTACCGTGAACAATAGCAACGGACGTAGCAACCAGCCCCACGGCACCATGCTGCAGCAGGCTGGACTCTGGCACCTCCTAACCCAAGAAGAGAGTCCCTTTGAGCTGAACCACCTGCTATCTCGGATTCGAGAGCACAACCAAATCCAAGAGGATGACCAGACCATTCTTTCGCTGGAGGTTTTATAA
- a CDS encoding Eco57I restriction-modification methylase domain-containing protein has product MSTQLSRSFLRRLGHWREEVAQAWLAIAPELSEAQLRQGVTRWIQRRLFLALAYRQGWETAPDRLRPWLTEGLPIPEQFDPFFDERSLSAWLQTVPVSNLPSPEASAEWLGWVYEASLRYCLVREGDRVRGQLRATHGDRQLRGAFYTPRETADYMAAAAINAVQSATDSVLPRVLDPACGAGSLLLAAYRHLRSRFAKPFPPADPLAYLQALHGVDLDPGAVETTRLALILEAIAATGDRGLRDWWPLWQQAEQQIHWGNALRHPADTSPSWPSFPDFSWQQAYQEAIASGGFEVVLGNPPFLGAEHLSLHQPTWRQYCTQHYQTATGNWDLFCIFLEQGLNLCRTGGITSLIVPNKLGSAEYAASARQLLTQQNRLLVLRDYAHASPFSVSIYPWVYVAQKISPAAAHSVQYERLERSPTGSPRLVRQTLDYQACFGNPQRPWLVGIQQSALALAERLQASSAPLQAIAQIWGAATVAEAYQLQPLLQEIPTPQSGDLRVINSGTIDPYRCCWGEKPLRYLGQTYTHPGIAQSRVALLPPKRRQQACTPKLVVASMTRALECVADFQGDILAGKSTTIVLPREDLRYGLALLNSKLMNFYVQQVYGSSGLRGGYLRLGPPQLRTLPVPGLSRAGDRALQQAVIRQVGQSLAGLAIADSSVRSAIDTLVYQLYGLSADDISLIEEHTRSVS; this is encoded by the coding sequence GTGTCAACCCAACTTTCCCGCAGCTTCCTTCGGAGACTGGGCCACTGGCGCGAAGAAGTGGCCCAAGCGTGGCTTGCGATCGCGCCGGAGCTCTCGGAAGCGCAGCTGCGTCAAGGCGTGACCCGCTGGATTCAGCGACGGCTGTTTTTGGCCTTGGCCTATCGGCAGGGCTGGGAGACTGCGCCCGATCGGCTGAGACCTTGGCTGACGGAGGGACTGCCGATCCCAGAGCAGTTTGACCCCTTTTTCGACGAGCGATCGCTCTCTGCCTGGCTACAAACGGTGCCAGTGAGCAATCTTCCTTCGCCAGAAGCCTCGGCTGAGTGGCTGGGCTGGGTTTACGAGGCGAGTTTGCGCTATTGCCTGGTGCGAGAGGGCGATCGGGTGCGCGGGCAGCTGCGCGCCACCCACGGCGATCGCCAGCTTCGGGGGGCTTTTTACACGCCCCGAGAAACCGCAGACTACATGGCAGCCGCCGCCATCAATGCAGTCCAGAGCGCTACAGACTCGGTTTTGCCGCGGGTTCTCGATCCCGCCTGCGGCGCGGGGTCGCTGCTGCTGGCGGCCTATCGCCATCTGCGATCGCGCTTTGCCAAGCCTTTTCCCCCCGCCGATCCCCTGGCCTATCTGCAAGCGCTCCACGGCGTCGATCTCGATCCGGGCGCTGTCGAAACGACCCGTCTGGCGCTCATTCTGGAGGCGATCGCGGCAACGGGCGATCGCGGGTTGCGGGACTGGTGGCCCCTGTGGCAGCAGGCGGAGCAGCAAATTCACTGGGGCAACGCCCTGCGGCATCCTGCCGACACCAGCCCGTCCTGGCCGAGTTTTCCGGATTTTTCGTGGCAGCAAGCCTATCAGGAGGCGATCGCCAGCGGCGGATTCGAGGTGGTGCTGGGCAATCCGCCCTTTCTGGGCGCTGAGCACCTGAGCCTCCACCAGCCCACCTGGCGGCAGTACTGTACCCAGCATTATCAAACGGCCACCGGCAACTGGGACTTGTTCTGCATCTTTCTGGAGCAGGGGCTCAACCTGTGTCGAACAGGCGGCATCACCAGCCTGATCGTTCCCAACAAGCTGGGTTCTGCGGAGTACGCCGCCTCAGCCCGTCAATTGCTGACCCAGCAAAACCGCCTTTTGGTGCTGCGGGACTACGCCCACGCTTCGCCCTTTTCGGTTTCGATTTATCCGTGGGTGTATGTGGCGCAGAAAATTTCCCCCGCCGCCGCCCACAGCGTCCAGTACGAGCGCCTCGAGCGATCGCCCACCGGATCGCCCCGCCTCGTTCGCCAAACCCTCGACTATCAGGCCTGTTTCGGCAATCCCCAGCGGCCCTGGCTGGTGGGCATTCAGCAGTCGGCCCTGGCCCTAGCGGAGCGGCTGCAAGCCAGCAGCGCCCCCCTCCAGGCGATCGCCCAAATCTGGGGGGCCGCCACCGTCGCCGAGGCCTATCAGCTCCAGCCGCTCCTTCAGGAAATTCCGACGCCCCAGTCCGGCGATCTGCGCGTCATCAATAGCGGCACCATTGATCCTTACCGCTGCTGCTGGGGCGAAAAGCCCCTGCGCTACCTCGGCCAAACCTATACCCATCCCGGCATCGCCCAGTCCCGGGTGGCCCTGCTGCCGCCCAAGCGCCGTCAGCAGGCCTGCACCCCGAAGTTAGTTGTTGCCAGCATGACCCGGGCCCTCGAATGCGTAGCCGATTTTCAGGGCGACATCCTGGCGGGCAAGTCCACCACCATCGTGCTTCCCCGCGAAGACCTCCGCTATGGCCTGGCCCTGCTCAACAGCAAGCTTATGAACTTTTATGTCCAGCAGGTCTACGGCAGCAGCGGTCTGCGGGGCGGCTATCTGCGCCTAGGGCCGCCCCAGCTGCGCACCCTGCCCGTCCCAGGACTCAGTCGGGCGGGCGATCGCGCCCTCCAGCAGGCCGTGATTCGCCAGGTCGGCCAGTCTTTGGCAGGTTTGGCGATCGCCGACAGCTCCGTCCGCTCAGCCATCGACACCCTGGTCTATCAGCTCTACGGCCTCAGCGCCGACGATATTTCCCTGATCGAAGAGCACACTCGCAGCGTATCCTAG
- a CDS encoding YciI family protein translates to MPWFVKIETGIVEKSVFDQYVPAHKVYVQQLIDQGHEAKTGYWKERGGGMLLFRAESLEQARQIVKHDPLVKHQCVCYELHEWCIALGE, encoded by the coding sequence ATGCCTTGGTTTGTGAAAATCGAAACCGGAATTGTCGAGAAGTCAGTTTTTGACCAGTATGTGCCTGCACACAAGGTCTATGTGCAGCAGCTGATTGACCAGGGCCACGAGGCCAAAACGGGCTACTGGAAGGAGCGCGGCGGCGGTATGCTGCTTTTTCGCGCCGAGTCTCTAGAGCAGGCGCGCCAGATCGTGAAGCACGACCCGCTGGTCAAACATCAGTGCGTTTGCTACGAGCTGCACGAGTGGTGTATTGCACTCGGAGAGTGA
- a CDS encoding 2'-5' RNA ligase family protein: MSPTSQLYFIALLPPEPLQAEATAFKEHFAAHYDSRAALKSPPHITLQPPFQWPADQAPTLETTLQDFAAQQAPLEIQLSGFGAFPPRVIYLHVHRSEPLLALQRSLRSHLETTLAIADPSTRPFAPHLTLAYKDLRPDQFQAAWPQFRDRPFNHQFTAQHLTLLLHRDRRWHPVRTFSLRP; encoded by the coding sequence ATGAGCCCAACGTCCCAGCTGTACTTCATCGCCCTGCTGCCTCCAGAACCCCTCCAGGCCGAGGCGACTGCCTTCAAAGAGCATTTCGCGGCCCACTACGACAGCCGCGCCGCCCTCAAGTCTCCGCCCCACATCACCCTGCAGCCGCCCTTTCAGTGGCCAGCCGACCAGGCCCCCACCCTCGAAACGACGCTCCAGGACTTTGCGGCCCAGCAAGCACCCCTGGAGATTCAGCTCAGCGGTTTTGGGGCTTTTCCGCCCCGAGTGATCTATCTCCACGTCCACCGGAGCGAGCCTCTTTTGGCCTTGCAGCGATCGCTGCGATCGCACCTCGAAACCACGCTGGCGATCGCCGACCCCTCAACCCGACCCTTCGCCCCCCACCTCACCCTCGCCTACAAAGACCTGCGTCCCGACCAGTTTCAGGCTGCGTGGCCCCAATTCCGCGATCGCCCCTTCAACCACCAGTTCACCGCCCAGCACCTTACCCTCCTCCTCCATCGCGATCGCCGCTGGCATCCCGTCCGCACCTTTTCCCTGCGCCCATAA
- the smpB gene encoding SsrA-binding protein SmpB, giving the protein MAKEDDGYKVVSDNRQARYQYEILETYEAGIQLQGTEVKSIREGRANLRDGFALVRGGEAWLMNVHVSPHESAGQFFQHDPRRNRKLLLHRKEINKLIGKLEQQGLTLVPLKLYLKRGKVKVSLGLGRGKKLYDKRETLKGRQAKREIERALKQY; this is encoded by the coding sequence ATGGCCAAAGAAGACGACGGATACAAAGTTGTAAGCGACAATCGACAAGCTCGCTATCAATACGAAATTTTGGAGACCTACGAAGCGGGCATCCAGCTTCAGGGGACTGAGGTGAAGTCAATTCGGGAAGGCAGGGCCAATCTGCGCGACGGCTTCGCTCTGGTGCGCGGTGGCGAGGCCTGGCTGATGAATGTCCACGTGTCGCCCCACGAAAGCGCTGGGCAGTTTTTTCAGCACGATCCGCGCCGCAACCGCAAGCTGCTACTGCACCGCAAAGAAATCAACAAGCTGATCGGCAAGCTGGAGCAGCAGGGCCTGACCCTGGTACCCCTCAAGCTCTATCTCAAGCGTGGCAAGGTCAAGGTCAGTCTGGGCCTGGGACGCGGTAAGAAGCTCTACGACAAGCGGGAGACCCTAAAAGGCCGTCAGGCCAAGCGGGAAATCGAGCGGGCGCTCAAGCAGTACTAG